One window of Streptococcus troglodytae genomic DNA carries:
- the pbp1a gene encoding penicillin-binding protein PBP1A, translating into MTVLKYGLGILLSAIILVIIIGGLLFTYYVSSTPKLSEAKLKATNSSLVYDSNNNLIADLGAEKRESISSDNIPMKLVNAVTSIEDHRFFKHRGVDIYRIIGAAWNNLLHKSTQGGSTLDQQLIKLAYFSTKESDQTLKRKAQEVWLSLQMEKKYTKEEILTFYINKVYMGNGNYGMRTAAKSYYGKDLKDLSIAQLATLAGIPQAPTQYDPYAQPKAATSRRNTVLSQMYKHKKITKREYDAAVATPISDGLQELKLSSSYPKYMDNYLKQVISEVKKRTGQDIFSAGMKVYTNVNADAQQYLWNIYNTDEYIAYPDDNFQVASTVMDVTNGKVIAQLGGRHQDTNVSFGTNQAVLTDRDWGSTMKPISAYGPALESEAFTTTAQMLNDSVYYYPGTTTQVYDWDHRYNGWMTIQTAIQQSRNVPAVRAIDAAGLDTAKGFLSGLGIDYPEMRYSNAISSNTSSSEQKYGASSEKMAAAYAAFSNGGTYYEPQYVNKIEFKDGTSETYDAKGNRAMKETTAYMMTDMLKTVLTYGTGTEAAIPGLYQAGKTGTSNYDDNELVEMSEKLGINPYGLGTIAPDENFVGYTPQYSMAVWTGYKNRLMPVYGDSMKIAAQVYRTMMAYLSSSGNSDWTMPDGLYRSGGYLYLNGSSGSNSRYGAAPATSSSSSSSSSDSNNNDQNNNQTTEASSDSSSSSSDATTSSNP; encoded by the coding sequence ATGACAGTTCTAAAATATGGACTAGGTATTCTCTTAAGCGCTATTATTTTAGTTATTATAATTGGAGGTCTTCTGTTTACCTATTATGTCAGCAGTACTCCTAAGCTGTCAGAAGCCAAACTTAAAGCCACTAATTCTAGTTTGGTTTATGATAGCAATAATAATCTGATTGCTGATTTAGGTGCTGAAAAGCGCGAAAGTATTTCTTCAGACAACATTCCAATGAAGTTAGTAAATGCCGTTACCTCTATTGAAGATCACCGTTTCTTTAAACATCGTGGTGTCGACATCTATCGTATTATTGGTGCAGCTTGGAATAATTTACTTCATAAATCAACTCAAGGAGGATCCACTCTTGATCAGCAGCTTATCAAGCTTGCCTATTTCTCTACTAAAGAGTCTGATCAGACCTTAAAACGCAAGGCTCAAGAAGTTTGGCTGTCTCTACAAATGGAGAAAAAGTACACGAAAGAAGAGATTCTAACTTTTTATATCAATAAGGTTTACATGGGCAACGGAAATTACGGAATGCGCACTGCTGCAAAGTCTTATTATGGCAAAGATCTTAAAGACTTATCAATTGCCCAGCTAGCGACACTTGCAGGTATTCCGCAAGCACCGACACAATATGATCCTTACGCTCAGCCCAAGGCAGCTACAAGCAGACGTAATACCGTTTTGTCACAGATGTATAAACATAAAAAAATTACAAAACGAGAATATGATGCTGCAGTAGCAACACCAATTTCTGATGGCCTGCAAGAACTGAAACTCTCCTCTAGTTATCCAAAATATATGGATAATTATCTAAAACAGGTTATTTCAGAGGTGAAAAAACGTACTGGTCAAGATATCTTTTCAGCAGGCATGAAGGTTTATACAAATGTTAATGCCGACGCACAGCAATATCTCTGGAACATTTATAATACAGATGAATATATTGCTTATCCTGATGATAATTTCCAAGTTGCTTCTACTGTTATGGATGTTACTAATGGTAAAGTTATTGCACAGCTTGGCGGACGCCATCAAGATACTAATGTTTCTTTTGGTACCAATCAGGCTGTCTTAACTGATCGTGACTGGGGATCAACCATGAAACCTATTTCAGCATATGGCCCTGCTCTTGAAAGCGAAGCTTTTACGACAACTGCACAGATGCTCAATGACTCTGTCTATTATTATCCAGGCACAACAACACAAGTCTATGACTGGGATCATCGTTACAATGGTTGGATGACTATCCAAACAGCTATCCAACAGTCTCGTAATGTCCCTGCTGTCAGAGCTATTGATGCTGCTGGATTAGACACTGCAAAAGGTTTCTTAAGCGGTCTTGGTATTGATTATCCTGAGATGCGTTATTCAAACGCCATTTCAAGTAATACAAGTAGTTCAGAACAAAAGTATGGTGCTAGCAGTGAAAAAATGGCCGCCGCTTATGCCGCCTTTTCTAATGGTGGAACTTATTATGAACCACAATACGTCAATAAAATAGAATTTAAAGATGGAACATCGGAAACCTATGACGCTAAAGGCAACCGTGCGATGAAAGAAACGACAGCCTATATGATGACAGATATGTTAAAAACAGTATTAACATATGGTACTGGTACTGAGGCTGCTATTCCTGGTCTTTATCAAGCAGGTAAAACAGGAACATCCAACTATGATGACAATGAATTGGTAGAAATGTCTGAAAAACTTGGTATTAATCCTTATGGACTTGGTACTATTGCTCCAGATGAAAACTTTGTTGGTTATACACCTCAGTATTCAATGGCTGTTTGGACAGGATATAAAAATCGCTTAATGCCTGTTTACGGAGACAGTATGAAAATTGCTGCGCAAGTCTATCGTACTATGATGGCTTATCTTTCTAGCTCAGGTAATTCTGATTGGACCATGCCTGACGGTCTCTATCGCAGCGGTGGTTATCTTTACTTAAATGGTTCAAGTGGATCAAATAGTAGGTATGGTGCAGCTCCTGCAACTTCATCGTCATCATCATCCTCTTCTTCTGATTCCAACAATAACGATCAAAATAATAATCAAACTACAGAAGCGTCTAGTGACTCATCTTCATCAAGTTCTGATGCTACGACATCTTCTAATCCATAA
- the pepC gene encoding aminopeptidase C — MSQLTQTFTDKLFADYEANAKFHAVENAVTHNGLLKSLETRQSQVENNHVFSIDLTKDEVSNQKASGRCWMFAALNTFRHKLISDFKLENFELSQAHTFFWDKYEKSNWFLEQVIATADEELASRKVKFLLDTPQQDGGQWDMVVALFEKYGVVPKSVYPESISSSASRELNQYLNKLLRQDAQILRQALAAGADSTAVQAKKEELLQEVFNFLAMNLGLPPRRFDFAYRDKDDHYQSEKKITPQAFYKKYVGLNLADYVSIINAPTADKPYGKSYTVDMLGNVVGSPAVRYLNLDMERFKELAIAQMQAGETVWFGSDVGQVSDRQKGILATNTYDFKAAMDIDLTQDKAGRLDYSESLMTHAMVLTGVDLDENGKAIKWKVENSWGNKVGQKGYFVASDVWMDEYTYQIVVRKEFLTAEELAAYEETPKVLAPWDPMGALAK, encoded by the coding sequence ATGTCTCAATTAACACAAACATTTACAGATAAATTATTTGCTGATTACGAAGCAAATGCTAAATTTCATGCTGTCGAAAATGCTGTAACCCATAACGGTTTATTAAAATCGCTTGAAACACGCCAAAGTCAAGTAGAAAACAATCATGTTTTTTCCATTGATTTGACCAAAGATGAGGTTTCTAACCAAAAAGCTTCTGGACGTTGCTGGATGTTTGCAGCGCTCAACACTTTTCGTCACAAGCTTATTTCAGATTTCAAGTTGGAAAACTTTGAATTGTCACAAGCCCACACCTTCTTCTGGGATAAATATGAAAAATCGAACTGGTTCTTAGAACAAGTTATTGCGACAGCAGATGAAGAACTTGCTAGTCGCAAAGTGAAATTCTTGCTTGATACGCCCCAACAAGATGGTGGACAATGGGATATGGTTGTCGCTCTTTTTGAAAAATATGGTGTTGTGCCCAAATCGGTCTATCCAGAATCTATCTCATCAAGTGCCAGCCGTGAATTAAACCAATATCTTAATAAATTGTTGCGCCAAGACGCCCAAATTTTACGCCAAGCTCTTGCAGCAGGAGCAGACAGTACTGCCGTTCAAGCTAAGAAGGAAGAACTCTTGCAAGAAGTCTTTAATTTTCTTGCGATGAATCTTGGTTTGCCACCACGCCGCTTTGATTTTGCCTATCGCGATAAAGATGATCATTACCAGTCTGAAAAAAAGATTACACCACAAGCCTTTTATAAAAAATATGTTGGTCTTAATCTAGCAGACTATGTTTCAATTATCAATGCCCCAACGGCGGACAAGCCTTATGGGAAATCTTATACAGTTGACATGTTAGGTAATGTTGTAGGCAGTCCTGCTGTACGTTATCTTAATCTTGATATGGAGCGTTTTAAAGAGTTGGCTATTGCTCAGATGCAAGCTGGGGAAACAGTCTGGTTTGGCTCTGATGTGGGTCAGGTATCCGACCGTCAAAAGGGAATCTTGGCTACTAATACCTATGATTTTAAGGCTGCTATGGATATTGATCTGACACAAGACAAGGCTGGTCGTTTGGACTATAGTGAAAGCCTCATGACCCATGCTATGGTTTTAACTGGTGTTGATTTAGATGAAAATGGCAAAGCAATTAAATGGAAAGTCGAAAATTCATGGGGGAATAAGGTTGGTCAAAAAGGCTACTTTGTTGCTTCAGATGTTTGGATGGATGAATACACTTATCAAATCGTTGTTCGTAAGGAATTTCTTACTGCTGAGGAACTAGCGGCTTATGAAGAGACACCAAAAGTTCTGGCCCCTTGGGATCCAATGGGGGCTCTCGCAAAATAA
- the nadE gene encoding ammonia-dependent NAD(+) synthetase, producing the protein MSLQEEIIVQLGVKPKIDAQEEIRKSIDFLKAYMKKHSFLKSYVLGISGGQDSSLAGRLAQLAIEELRHETGDNGYKFIALRLPYGLQADEADAQRALDFIQPDVSLAVNIKSAVDGQVAALAEAGVQVSDFNKGNIKARQRMISQYAVAGENSGAVIGTDHAAENITGFFTKFGDGGADILPLYRLNKRQGKQLLAELGADKVLYDKTPTADLEENKPGLADEVALGVTYNDIDDYLEGKQVSPAAQKIIENWWHKTEHKRHLPISIFDDFWK; encoded by the coding sequence ATGAGTTTACAAGAAGAGATTATTGTTCAGCTGGGTGTTAAGCCTAAAATTGATGCTCAGGAAGAAATTCGTAAATCCATTGATTTTCTTAAAGCTTACATGAAGAAACATAGCTTTTTGAAATCTTATGTTTTGGGGATTTCAGGTGGTCAAGATTCCAGTCTTGCTGGTCGCCTAGCGCAACTTGCTATTGAGGAATTACGTCATGAAACGGGTGATAATGGTTATAAATTTATAGCGCTTCGTCTTCCTTATGGGTTACAAGCCGACGAAGCTGATGCCCAGCGAGCTCTTGACTTTATTCAGCCTGATGTCAGCCTTGCTGTCAATATCAAGTCAGCTGTTGATGGACAGGTTGCTGCTTTAGCAGAGGCTGGAGTTCAAGTTTCTGACTTTAATAAAGGAAATATCAAAGCACGTCAGCGGATGATTAGTCAGTATGCTGTTGCTGGTGAAAATAGCGGAGCTGTCATTGGAACGGATCATGCTGCGGAAAATATTACTGGTTTCTTTACTAAATTTGGCGATGGCGGAGCTGATATTTTACCTTTATATCGTCTCAATAAACGTCAAGGTAAGCAGTTGTTAGCAGAATTAGGAGCTGATAAGGTTCTCTATGACAAAACTCCAACTGCAGACCTTGAAGAAAATAAACCCGGCCTTGCTGATGAAGTTGCTCTTGGCGTGACCTATAATGATATTGACGATTATTTGGAGGGCAAGCAAGTCTCCCCAGCAGCCCAGAAAATAATTGAAAATTGGTGGCACAAAACAGAACATAAACGTCATTTACCGATTTCTATCTTTGATGATTTTTGGAAGTAA
- a CDS encoding nicotinate phosphoribosyltransferase has protein sequence MYKDDSLTLHTDLYQINMMQVYFNQGIYNKRAVFEVFFRKEPFANGYAVFAGLERMIAYLQELRFSETDIAYLEKLGYPADFIAYLKEFKLELSVKSAKEGDLVFANEPIVQIEGPLAQCQLVETAILNIVNFQTLIATKAARIRSVIEDEPLLEFGTRRAQEMDAAIWGTRAAVIGGANATSNVRAGKLFSIPVSGTHAHALVQAYGNDYDAFMAYAGTHKDCVFLVDTYDTLRLGVPAAIRVANELGDKINFLGVRIDSGDMAYLSKKVRKLLDEAGYPHAKIYASNDLDENTILNLKMQKAKIDIWGVGTKLITAYDQPALGAVYKIVSIEDDNGVMRDTIKLSNNAEKVSTPGKKQVWRITSRAKGKSEGDYITFTDTDVNTLDEIDMFHPTYTYINKKVRDFDAVPLLVDIFDQGKLVYTQPSLSDIQDYARREFDKLWDEYKRVLNPQDYPVDLARDVWQNKMDLIDRIRKEAYEKGDVK, from the coding sequence ATGTATAAGGATGATAGTTTAACCTTACATACAGATTTGTATCAAATTAATATGATGCAGGTCTATTTCAACCAAGGGATTTATAACAAAAGAGCAGTTTTTGAAGTCTTCTTTCGTAAGGAACCTTTTGCAAATGGTTATGCTGTTTTTGCAGGTTTAGAGCGAATGATTGCTTATTTGCAAGAACTGCGTTTTTCGGAAACAGACATTGCTTACTTAGAGAAATTAGGTTATCCTGCAGATTTTATTGCCTATCTAAAAGAGTTTAAATTAGAATTGAGTGTTAAATCTGCTAAGGAAGGAGATTTAGTCTTTGCCAATGAGCCAATTGTTCAAATTGAAGGACCGCTTGCACAGTGTCAATTAGTTGAAACAGCCATTTTAAATATTGTTAATTTTCAAACTCTTATTGCGACGAAAGCTGCTCGTATTCGCTCTGTTATCGAAGATGAGCCGCTTTTGGAATTTGGTACGCGCCGTGCCCAAGAGATGGATGCAGCTATTTGGGGAACACGCGCAGCAGTTATTGGTGGTGCTAACGCTACCAGCAATGTTCGTGCAGGAAAGCTGTTTAGCATTCCCGTTTCGGGTACGCATGCGCATGCCCTTGTCCAAGCTTATGGTAATGACTATGATGCCTTTATGGCCTATGCTGGAACGCATAAAGACTGTGTCTTTTTAGTAGATACTTATGATACGCTGCGTTTAGGAGTGCCTGCGGCTATTCGTGTGGCTAATGAATTAGGGGATAAGATTAATTTCTTAGGAGTACGCATTGATTCAGGAGACATGGCTTATCTTTCTAAAAAAGTTCGTAAATTGCTAGATGAAGCTGGCTATCCCCATGCTAAAATTTATGCTTCTAATGATCTCGATGAGAATACCATTCTCAATCTGAAAATGCAAAAGGCTAAAATTGATATTTGGGGTGTAGGAACGAAACTGATTACGGCCTATGATCAGCCAGCTCTGGGGGCTGTTTATAAGATTGTTTCCATTGAAGATGACAATGGTGTGATGCGAGATACCATTAAGCTCTCTAACAATGCAGAAAAAGTATCAACGCCTGGTAAAAAACAAGTTTGGCGCATCACCAGTCGTGCTAAAGGAAAATCAGAAGGCGACTACATTACCTTCACAGATACAGATGTCAATACTTTGGATGAAATTGATATGTTCCATCCGACATATACTTACATTAATAAAAAAGTTCGCGATTTTGATGCTGTACCGCTTTTAGTTGATATTTTTGATCAAGGGAAATTAGTCTACACTCAACCAAGTCTATCAGATATTCAGGATTATGCGCGTAGAGAATTTGATAAACTTTGGGATGAATACAAACGTGTTCTCAATCCACAAGATTATCCAGTTGATTTGGCGCGTGATGTTTGGCAAAATAAGATGGATCTGATTGATCGTATTCGTAAGGAAGCCTATGAGAAAGGTGACGTTAAATGA
- the trxB gene encoding thioredoxin-disulfide reductase codes for MYDTIIIGSGPAGMTAALYAARSNLKVALIEQGAPGGQMNNTSDIENYPGYDLISGPELSMKMHEPLEKFGVENLYGIVTAVEDQGNFKKVLTDDNSYETKTVIIATGAKHRPLAVAGEETYNSRGVSYCAVCDGAFFRGQDLLVVGGGDSAVEEALFLTRFANKVTIVHRRDELRAQKVLQERAFANDKVDFIWDSVVKEIKGNDLKVTNVDIENVKTGQVSNHAFGGVFIYVGLDPVSSMVKELDITDEAGWIPTDDHMKTKVAGVFAIGDVRQKDLRQITTAVGDGAVAAQEAYQYIVNNY; via the coding sequence ATGTACGATACAATTATTATTGGCTCAGGTCCCGCTGGTATGACAGCTGCCCTCTATGCTGCTAGAAGCAATCTCAAAGTTGCTCTAATAGAGCAAGGTGCGCCCGGCGGTCAAATGAATAATACCTCTGATATTGAAAATTATCCCGGTTATGATTTGATTTCTGGACCAGAACTATCAATGAAAATGCATGAACCACTTGAAAAATTTGGTGTTGAAAATCTCTATGGTATTGTGACCGCTGTTGAAGATCAGGGTAATTTCAAGAAGGTTCTTACGGATGACAATAGCTATGAAACCAAAACTGTTATCATTGCTACAGGTGCTAAGCACCGCCCTCTTGCTGTCGCTGGTGAAGAAACCTATAATAGTCGCGGTGTTTCTTACTGTGCTGTTTGTGATGGTGCTTTTTTCCGCGGTCAGGACTTGTTAGTTGTTGGCGGTGGTGATTCAGCCGTTGAGGAAGCTCTTTTCTTGACCAGATTTGCCAACAAAGTCACTATTGTTCATCGCCGTGATGAACTGCGTGCGCAAAAGGTTTTGCAAGAACGTGCCTTTGCTAATGATAAAGTAGACTTCATCTGGGATTCTGTTGTTAAAGAAATCAAAGGGAATGATCTTAAGGTAACCAATGTTGATATTGAAAATGTCAAAACAGGTCAAGTAAGCAATCATGCCTTTGGTGGTGTCTTTATCTATGTTGGCTTAGATCCTGTCTCAAGCATGGTTAAGGAATTAGATATCACAGATGAAGCTGGTTGGATTCCAACAGATGATCATATGAAGACGAAAGTAGCAGGCGTTTTTGCTATCGGTGATGTTCGCCAAAAAGATCTTCGTCAAATTACGACAGCTGTTGGCGATGGTGCCGTAGCAGCTCAAGAAGCCTATCAATATATTGTCAATAACTATTAA
- a CDS encoding DUF4059 family protein codes for MLVEIFNLYIQGLLMSALAVILVSAGWILYRAIRKKDKTSKERLTILYEALLIDLVTIPILSFAFMAIILMFKA; via the coding sequence ATGTTAGTAGAGATTTTTAACTTGTATATCCAAGGTCTTCTTATGTCTGCTTTGGCAGTTATTTTAGTTAGTGCGGGCTGGATTCTTTATCGTGCTATTAGAAAAAAAGATAAGACTTCTAAAGAGCGTTTAACAATTTTATATGAAGCTTTATTGATAGATTTGGTCACCATTCCTATCTTGTCTTTTGCTTTTATGGCTATTATTCTAATGTTCAAAGCATAA
- a CDS encoding amino acid ABC transporter ATP-binding protein, producing the protein MIRISNLTKEFSGQKVLDGLNLDIEKGEVVALVGASGAGKSTFLRSMNYLEQPDSGSIEIDDFKVNFDTISKEEILTLRRKLAMVFQQFNLFERRTALDNVKEGLKIVKKLPDDEATKIAKEELAKVGLSDRENHYPRHLSGGQKQRVALARALAMKPDVLLLDEPTSALDPELVGEVEKSIADAAKSGQTMVLVSHDMSFVRQVADKVLFLEKGHILEQGTPDQLFNHPQEKRTEEFFASYKKTFI; encoded by the coding sequence ATGATTCGCATTTCCAATTTAACTAAAGAATTTTCTGGACAAAAAGTCTTAGATGGTCTGAATCTGGATATTGAAAAGGGAGAAGTTGTGGCCCTTGTTGGTGCTTCTGGTGCGGGGAAATCAACTTTTTTACGCAGTATGAATTATCTAGAACAGCCTGATTCAGGCAGCATTGAAATTGATGATTTTAAGGTTAATTTCGATACTATTAGCAAAGAAGAGATTTTAACCTTGCGTCGTAAATTAGCCATGGTTTTCCAACAGTTTAATCTTTTTGAGCGTCGAACAGCGCTTGATAATGTTAAAGAAGGCCTTAAGATTGTTAAGAAATTACCAGATGATGAAGCAACTAAAATTGCCAAAGAAGAATTGGCCAAGGTTGGACTTTCTGACCGGGAAAATCATTATCCGCGCCATCTTTCAGGTGGTCAAAAGCAACGTGTTGCTTTGGCGCGTGCTCTGGCTATGAAACCAGATGTTCTTTTGCTTGATGAACCAACCTCAGCGCTTGATCCAGAACTTGTCGGTGAAGTCGAAAAGTCAATTGCTGATGCTGCCAAATCAGGTCAAACCATGGTATTGGTTAGTCATGACATGAGCTTTGTTCGTCAGGTAGCGGATAAAGTTCTATTTCTTGAAAAGGGACATATTCTTGAGCAGGGAACGCCGGATCAACTTTTTAATCATCCTCAAGAAAAACGCACAGAAGAATTTTTTGCTAGTTACAAAAAAACCTTTATTTGA
- a CDS encoding amino acid ABC transporter permease, giving the protein MFNLLLTTSWYDKFISSLPNGKLFSWRAVFDAIPSILEKLPTTLILTLGGSIFGLILALLFAIVKLNRVKILYPIQAFFVSFLRGTPILVQLMLTYYGIPLLLKALNQKIGTDFNINAIPASVFAITAFAFNEAAYTSETIRAAIQSVNSGEIEAAKSLGMTTAQVYRRVIIPNAAVVATPTLINTLIGLTKGTSLAFNAGIVEMFAQAQILGGSDYRYFERFISVAIIYWGVSIIIEQVGRLIEKKMEIASPDHIVKDQAVQGGVR; this is encoded by the coding sequence ATGTTTAATCTATTATTAACGACGAGTTGGTATGACAAATTTATTTCCAGTTTACCTAATGGTAAATTATTCAGTTGGCGGGCAGTCTTTGATGCCATTCCATCTATTTTAGAAAAGCTGCCAACAACTTTAATTTTGACTTTAGGTGGGTCCATTTTTGGTCTTATTTTGGCGCTTTTATTTGCCATTGTTAAACTTAATCGTGTTAAAATTCTCTATCCCATCCAAGCTTTCTTTGTTTCTTTCTTAAGGGGAACGCCTATCTTGGTTCAGTTGATGTTAACCTACTATGGTATCCCTTTACTGCTAAAAGCGCTCAATCAAAAGATAGGGACTGACTTTAATATTAATGCTATTCCAGCATCCGTTTTTGCGATTACAGCTTTTGCCTTTAATGAAGCTGCCTACACCAGTGAAACCATTCGTGCAGCTATTCAATCTGTCAATTCTGGAGAAATTGAAGCGGCTAAGAGTTTGGGGATGACAACTGCTCAGGTTTATCGGCGTGTTATCATTCCTAATGCCGCTGTGGTGGCAACTCCAACCTTGATTAATACGTTAATTGGCTTGACCAAGGGAACATCTCTTGCCTTTAATGCAGGAATCGTAGAAATGTTTGCTCAGGCTCAAATTCTCGGTGGCAGTGATTATCGTTACTTTGAACGCTTTATTTCCGTAGCTATTATTTATTGGGGTGTTAGCATTATTATTGAACAAGTTGGTCGTCTTATCGAAAAGAAAATGGAGATTGCTTCTCCTGATCATATTGTTAAGGATCAAGCTGTGCAAGGAGGTGTGCGTTAA
- a CDS encoding transporter substrate-binding domain-containing protein: MKAIKRLMVGLLLASLALVVFTLPVKAASQETITVATDSDTAPFTYKKDKKFDGYDIALVKAIFKGSKKYKVKFETVSFSSILTGIDSGRYQLSANNFNYSKERAEKYLFSNPISKSNYAIASKKGKYKSLDDLSGKSVEVYAGSNYAAILENWNKNHAEKTAIKIHYVANTVTLTQRLQNVEAEKIDFLFYDVISLQTVIKDQAINLKVTNVKGKIGGEKDGLEYLLFAKDKTGEKLQAFVNKRLKELKKAGTLKKLSQRYLAGDRVSHLPY; this comes from the coding sequence ATGAAAGCTATCAAAAGGTTAATGGTAGGACTTCTTTTAGCTAGCTTAGCCTTGGTTGTTTTTACCTTACCAGTGAAAGCTGCTTCACAGGAAACAATCACTGTAGCAACAGACTCAGACACAGCTCCTTTTACTTATAAAAAGGATAAAAAGTTTGATGGATATGATATTGCTTTGGTTAAGGCTATTTTCAAGGGGTCTAAAAAATATAAAGTTAAATTTGAAACAGTATCCTTTTCTTCTATTTTGACGGGGATAGACTCAGGACGTTATCAGTTATCGGCCAATAATTTTAATTACAGCAAAGAACGGGCAGAAAAGTATCTTTTTTCAAATCCTATTTCAAAATCCAACTATGCCATTGCTAGTAAAAAAGGCAAATATAAGTCTTTAGATGATTTATCAGGCAAATCGGTAGAGGTTTATGCGGGTTCTAACTATGCTGCTATTCTTGAGAATTGGAATAAAAATCATGCGGAGAAAACCGCTATTAAAATTCACTATGTTGCTAATACCGTTACCCTAACCCAACGTCTTCAAAATGTAGAAGCAGAGAAAATCGACTTTTTATTTTACGATGTTATTTCTCTTCAAACTGTTATTAAAGATCAAGCTATCAATTTGAAAGTTACCAATGTCAAGGGCAAGATTGGCGGTGAAAAAGACGGGTTGGAGTATCTCTTATTTGCTAAAGATAAAACAGGAGAAAAGTTACAGGCTTTTGTTAATAAACGCTTAAAAGAACTAAAAAAAGCAGGGACTCTAAAGAAATTAAGTCAACGATATTTAGCGGGTGATCGCGTTTCTCATTTACCTTATTAA
- a CDS encoding DEAD/DEAH box helicase, with the protein MLFTDFKFKNYINNALTNLHFEVPTQVQERLIPLILSGKDLVGESKTGSGKTHTFLLPIFEKLEEDSLDVQAVITAPSRELARQIYEAAKQIADFSKQDIRLANYVGGTDKLRQIEKLKASQPQIVIGTPGRIYDLVKSGHLDIHKAHTFVVDEADMTLDMGFLDTVDKIATSLPKDIQILVFSATIPQKLQPFLKKYLNHPIIEKIKTSTVIADTISNWLISTKGRDKNQQILEIVKSLNPYLAIIFANTKERADELHAFLSVNGLKIAKIHGGIPPRERKRIMNQVKQLDFEYIVATDLAARGLDIEGVSHVINDAIPQDLSFFVHRVGRTGRNGLSGTAITLYQPSDDSEVRELEKLGIVFIPKVLKNGEFQDTYDRDRRLNREKTQEKLDLEMIGLVKKKKKKIKPGYKKKIQWKVNEKRRKERRFVKRATNRADRKAKKQRF; encoded by the coding sequence ATGTTATTTACGGATTTTAAATTTAAAAATTATATTAACAATGCTTTGACAAACTTACATTTTGAAGTACCGACGCAGGTTCAAGAACGCCTGATTCCACTTATTTTGTCTGGAAAAGATTTGGTTGGTGAATCAAAAACAGGGTCAGGAAAGACCCATACGTTTTTGCTGCCTATTTTTGAAAAATTAGAAGAAGATTCTTTAGATGTTCAGGCTGTTATTACTGCACCAAGTCGTGAATTGGCTAGACAAATTTATGAAGCTGCTAAGCAAATTGCTGATTTTTCAAAGCAAGATATTCGGCTTGCTAATTATGTTGGCGGAACGGATAAACTTCGTCAAATTGAAAAACTAAAAGCAAGTCAGCCACAGATTGTGATTGGGACACCGGGTCGTATTTATGATCTGGTTAAATCTGGACATCTTGATATCCATAAAGCTCATACTTTTGTTGTGGATGAAGCAGATATGACTCTTGATATGGGCTTCTTAGATACAGTTGATAAGATTGCTACAAGTTTGCCCAAGGACATACAGATCCTTGTTTTTTCAGCAACCATTCCTCAAAAACTACAGCCTTTTTTGAAAAAATATCTAAATCATCCTATTATAGAAAAAATCAAGACCAGTACAGTCATTGCAGATACCATTAGCAATTGGCTGATTTCAACTAAGGGACGTGATAAAAATCAGCAAATATTAGAGATTGTAAAGAGTTTGAATCCTTATTTGGCTATTATTTTTGCCAATACCAAAGAACGTGCCGATGAGCTGCATGCTTTCTTGTCTGTAAATGGTCTTAAGATTGCAAAAATTCATGGGGGAATTCCGCCGCGTGAACGTAAGCGGATTATGAATCAAGTTAAGCAACTGGATTTTGAATACATTGTAGCGACAGATTTAGCTGCACGTGGCTTAGATATTGAAGGTGTTAGTCATGTGATTAATGATGCGATTCCTCAAGATTTATCTTTCTTTGTTCACCGTGTTGGCCGAACAGGCCGCAATGGTCTTTCTGGTACAGCTATCACGTTATATCAGCCCAGTGATGATTCTGAGGTCAGAGAACTTGAGAAGTTAGGGATAGTCTTTATTCCTAAAGTCTTAAAAAATGGGGAGTTTCAGGATACTTATGATCGTGATCGGCGCCTCAATCGTGAGAAAACGCAGGAAAAACTGGATCTGGAAATGATTGGTCTGGTCAAAAAGAAAAAGAAGAAAATCAAACCAGGATACAAGAAGAAAATTCAGTGGAAAGTTAATGAAAAACGTCGTAAGGAACGCCGTTTTGTTAAACGTGCTACAAATCGTGCTGATCGTAAAGCTAAAAAACAACGTTTTTGA